From a single Mobula birostris isolate sMobBir1 chromosome 13, sMobBir1.hap1, whole genome shotgun sequence genomic region:
- the LOC140208276 gene encoding uncharacterized protein isoform X1, with protein MAHQRVHTGEKPFSCSECGKRFTHSSSLLVHQRVHTGEKPFSCSECGKRFTQSSHLQSHQRLHTGEKLFTCSECGKRFTRLSHLQNHQRVHTGEKPFTCSECGKEFTQSSHLQSHQRVHTGEKPFTCSECGKTFTHSSNLQSHQRVHTGDKPFTCSVCGKRFTRSSHLQSHQRVHTGEKPFTCSECGKGFSQSSHLQNHQRLHTGEKLFTCSECGKGFVQLSNLQSHQRVHTGDKPFTCSVCGKRFTHSSSLLVHQRVHTGEKLFTCSVCPKRFSRSTHLQSHQRVHTGEKPFTCSECGKRFSESSHLQSHQRVHTGEKPFTCSECGKRFTQLSNLQSHQRVHTGEKPFTCSVCGKGFTRLSDLQSHQRDQTGEKPFTCSVCGKRFTRSSDLQSHQRVHTGEKPFTCSVCGKGFTQSSNLQSHQRVHTGEKPFTCSVCEKRFTHSSALLVHQRVHTGEKPFTCSECGKRFTRSFTLQSHQRVHTGEKPFTCKECGKGFTQSSQLLAHQSVHNGE; from the coding sequence atggctcaccagcgagttcacactggggagaagccattcagctgctcagaatgtgggaaaagattcactcactcttcctccctactggtacaccagcgagttcacactggggagaagccgttcagctgctcagaatgtgggaagagattcactcagtcgtcccacctacagagtcatcagcgacttcacactggggagaagctgttcacctgctcagaatgtgggaagagattcactcggttatcccacctacagaatcatcagcgagttcacactggggagaagccattcacctgctcagaatgtgggaaggaattcactcagtcgtcccacctacagagtcatcagcgagttcacactggggagaagccattcacctgctcagaatgtgggaagacattcactcattcatccaacctacagagtcatcagcgagttcacactggggataagccgttcacctgctcagtctgtgggaagagattcactcggtcatcccacttacagagtcatcagcgagttcacactggagagaagccgttcacctgctcagaatgtgggaagggattcagtcagtcatcccacctacagaatcatcagcgacttcacaccggggagaagctgttcacctgctcagaatgtgggaagggattcgttcagttatccaacctacagagtcatcagcgagttcacactggggataagccgttcacctgctcagtctgcggGAAGAGATTCACCCACTCTTCCAGCCtactggtacatcagcgagttcacactggggagaagctgttcacctgctcagtttgtCCGAAGAGATTCAGTCGGTCAACCCACCTACaaagtcatcagcgagttcacactggggagaagccgttcacctgctcagaatgtgggaagagattctctgagtcatcccacctacagagtcatcagcgagttcacactggggagaagccattcacctgctcagaatgtgggaagagatttacTCAgttatccaacctacagagtcatcagcgagttcacactggggagaagccattcacctgctcagtctgtgggaagggattcactcggttatccgacctacagagtcatcaacgAGATCagactggggagaagccattcacctgctcagtctgtgggaagagattcactcggtcatccgatctacagagtcatcagcgggttcacactggggagaagccgttcacctgctcagtctgtgggaagggattcactcagtcatccaacctacagagtcatcagcgagttcacactggagagaagccattcacctgctcagtctgtgagaagagattcactcactcttccgccctactggtacatcagcgagttcacaccggggagaagccgtttacctgctcagaatgtgggaagagattcactcgatcattcaccctacagagtcatcagcgagttcacacgggggagaagccgttcacctgcaaagaatgtgggaagggattcactcagtcatcccaactactggcacaccagtcagttcacaatggggagtga
- the LOC140208276 gene encoding uncharacterized protein isoform X2: MAHQRVHTGEKPFSCSECGKRFTHSSSLLVHQRVHTGEKPFSCSECGKRFTQSSHLQSHQRLHTGEKLFTCSECGKRFTRLSHLQNHQRVHTGEKPFTCSECGKEFTQSSHLQSHQRVHTGEKPFTCSECGKTFTHSSNLQSHQRVHTGDKPFTCSVCGKRFTRSSHLQSHQRVHTGEKPFTCSECGKGFSQSSHLQNHQRLHTGEKLFTCSECGKGFVQLSNLQSHQRVHTGDKPFTCSVCGKRFTHSSSLLVHQRVHTGEKLFTCSVCPKRFSRSTHLQSHQRVHTGEKPFTCSECGKRFSESSHLQSHQRVHTGEKPFTCSECGKRFTQLSNLQSHQRVHTGEKPFTCSVCGKGFTRLSDLQSHQRDQTGEKPFTCSVCGKRFTRSSDLQSHQRVHTGEKPFTCSVCGKGFTQSSNLQSHQRVHTGEKPFTCSVCEKRFTHSSALLVHQRVHTGEKPFTCSECGKRFTRSFTLQSHQRVHTGEKPFTCSDCGKGFTQLANLQAHQRVHTGERPFTCSDCGKGFTSSSQLTVHQRLHTGERPFTCSDCGKGFTRSPDLQIHQRVHTGERPFTCSVCRKGFTQSSHLQIHQRVHTGQRPFTCSDCGKGFTQSAHLQEHQSVHTGEWPFTCSVCGKGFTSSSKLKVHQRVHTGERPFTCSVCGKGFNLSSHLKVHQRVHTGERPFTCTDCGKGFTQSSDLLKHQRFHTGERPFTCSVCGKGFTRSSDLQRHQQVHTGERPFTCSDCGKGFTQSSQLKVHRRVHTGERPFTCSDCGKGFTQASHLRRHQSVHTA; this comes from the exons atggctcaccagcgagttcacactggggagaagccattcagctgctcagaatgtgggaaaagattcactcactcttcctccctactggtacaccagcgagttcacactggggagaagccgttcagctgctcagaatgtgggaagagattcactcagtcgtcccacctacagagtcatcagcgacttcacactggggagaagctgttcacctgctcagaatgtgggaagagattcactcggttatcccacctacagaatcatcagcgagttcacactggggagaagccattcacctgctcagaatgtgggaaggaattcactcagtcgtcccacctacagagtcatcagcgagttcacactggggagaagccattcacctgctcagaatgtgggaagacattcactcattcatccaacctacagagtcatcagcgagttcacactggggataagccgttcacctgctcagtctgtgggaagagattcactcggtcatcccacttacagagtcatcagcgagttcacactggagagaagccgttcacctgctcagaatgtgggaagggattcagtcagtcatcccacctacagaatcatcagcgacttcacaccggggagaagctgttcacctgctcagaatgtgggaagggattcgttcagttatccaacctacagagtcatcagcgagttcacactggggataagccgttcacctgctcagtctgcggGAAGAGATTCACCCACTCTTCCAGCCtactggtacatcagcgagttcacactggggagaagctgttcacctgctcagtttgtCCGAAGAGATTCAGTCGGTCAACCCACCTACaaagtcatcagcgagttcacactggggagaagccgttcacctgctcagaatgtgggaagagattctctgagtcatcccacctacagagtcatcagcgagttcacactggggagaagccattcacctgctcagaatgtgggaagagatttacTCAgttatccaacctacagagtcatcagcgagttcacactggggagaagccattcacctgctcagtctgtgggaagggattcactcggttatccgacctacagagtcatcaacgAGATCagactggggagaagccattcacctgctcagtctgtgggaagagattcactcggtcatccgatctacagagtcatcagcgggttcacactggggagaagccgttcacctgctcagtctgtgggaagggattcactcagtcatccaacctacagagtcatcagcgagttcacactggagagaagccattcacctgctcagtctgtgagaagagattcactcactcttccgccctactggtacatcagcgagttcacaccggggagaagccgtttacctgctcagaatgtgggaagagattcactcgatcattcaccctacagagtcatcagcgagttcacacgggggagaa gccattcacctgctcagactgtgggaagggattcacacagttagctaacctacaagcacatcagcgagttcacactggggagaggccgttcacctgctcagactgtgggaagggattcacttcgtcatctcaactgacgGTGCATCAGAGACTTCACAcgggggagagaccgttcacctgctcagactgtgggaagggattcactcgatcacctgatctgcagatacatcagcgagttcacactggggagaggccattcacctgctcagtctgtaggaagggatttactcagtcatctcatctgcagatacatcagcgagttcacacagggcagaggccgttcacctgctcagactgtgggaagggattcacacagtcagCTCACCTACAagaacaccagtcagttcacactggggagtggccattcacctgctcagtctgtgggaagggattcacttcctcatctaaactgaaggtacatcagcgagttcacactggggagaggccattcacctgctcagtctgtgggaagggattcaatttatcatctcatctgaaggtacatcagcgagttcacactggagagaggccgttcacctgcacagactgtgggaagggattcactcagtcatctgacctactgaaacaccagcgatttcacactggggagaggccgttcacctgctcagtctgtgggaagggattcactcgatcatctgatctacagagacaccagcaagttcacactggggagaggccgttcacctgctcagactgtgggaagggattcactcagtcatcccaattGAAGGTGCAtcggagagttcacactggggagaggccgttcacctgctcagactgtgggaagggattcactcaggcatctcacctacggagacaccagtcagttcacactgcatag